From the genome of Streptomyces sp. V1I1, one region includes:
- a CDS encoding bifunctional FO biosynthesis protein CofGH: MTDHQPGRPGRPTENAMRRALKRARDGVALDTAEAAVLLQARGEDLKDLAASAARVRDAGLEAAGRPGVITYSKSVFIPLTRLCRDKCHYCTFATVPGKLRRARATEGAPPGRSLGAFMSPDEVLDIARRGAALGCKEALITLGDKPEDRWPEAREWLEAEGYDDTIAYVRAMAIRILEETGLLPHLNPGVMTWTDFQRLKPVAPSMGMMLETTATRLWSEPGGPHYGSPDKEPAVRLRVLEDAGRSSVPFTSGLLIGIGETYEERADSLFALRRIARAYHGIQELIMQNFRAKPDTAMRGMPDAELDELVATVAVARHIMGPSACLQAPPNLVAGEYARLIGAGIDDWGGVSPVTIDHVNPERPWPHIDELAAESAKAGFELSERLCVYPEFVQRGEPWLDPRLLPHVRALVDEETGLAREDAVVEGHPWQEPDEGFTASGRTDLHRTIDTEGRTTDRRDDFDDVYGDWDALREAAVPGMVPSRIDTDVKAALKQAADDPTKLTDDEALALLHADGPALDALTRIADELRRDTVGDDVTYIVTRNINFTNVCYTGCRFCAFAQRRTDADAYTLSLDQVADRAAQAWDVGAVEVCMQGGIHPDLPGTAYFDIARAVKERVPDMHVHAFSPMEVVNGASRTGLSIREWLAAAKEAGLDSIPGTAAEILDDEVRWILTKGKLPTATWIEVVKTAHELGIRSSSTMMYGHVDQPRHWLGHLRTLAGIQQAALDSGRQGFTEFVTLPFIHTNAPVYLAGIARPGPTTRDNRAVTAMARVLLHPHITNIQTSWVKLGAEGAAEMLRSGANDLGGTLMEETISRMAGSSYGSYRSVQDLIAIAEAAGRPARPRTTLYGEVPQERVRAAAASDGHLPELLPLLTD, encoded by the coding sequence ATGACGGATCACCAGCCCGGACGACCTGGACGGCCCACCGAGAACGCCATGCGCCGCGCCCTCAAGCGGGCCAGGGACGGCGTCGCTCTCGACACCGCCGAGGCGGCCGTGCTGTTGCAGGCGCGCGGGGAGGATCTCAAGGATCTCGCCGCGTCCGCCGCGCGCGTGCGGGATGCCGGGCTGGAGGCCGCGGGGCGGCCCGGGGTCATCACGTACTCGAAGAGCGTGTTCATTCCGCTGACCCGGCTGTGCCGGGACAAGTGCCACTACTGCACCTTCGCCACCGTGCCCGGCAAGCTGCGCCGGGCCCGGGCTACGGAGGGGGCACCTCCCGGACGGAGTCTGGGGGCGTTCATGTCGCCGGACGAGGTCCTCGACATCGCGCGGCGCGGCGCCGCACTTGGCTGCAAGGAAGCGCTCATCACCCTCGGCGACAAGCCCGAGGACCGCTGGCCCGAGGCGCGTGAGTGGCTGGAGGCCGAGGGCTACGACGACACCATCGCGTACGTACGGGCCATGGCGATCCGCATCCTGGAGGAGACCGGGCTGCTCCCGCATCTCAACCCGGGCGTCATGACGTGGACCGACTTCCAGCGGCTCAAGCCGGTCGCGCCGTCCATGGGCATGATGCTGGAGACCACGGCGACCCGGCTGTGGAGCGAGCCCGGCGGGCCTCACTACGGGTCTCCGGACAAGGAGCCGGCCGTGCGGCTGCGCGTGCTGGAGGACGCAGGGCGCAGTTCCGTGCCGTTCACCAGCGGGCTGCTGATCGGGATCGGCGAGACGTATGAGGAGCGGGCGGACTCGCTGTTCGCGCTGCGGCGCATCGCCCGTGCGTACCACGGCATCCAGGAACTGATCATGCAGAACTTCCGCGCCAAGCCTGACACGGCGATGCGCGGTATGCCGGACGCCGAGCTGGACGAGCTCGTCGCCACCGTCGCCGTCGCGCGGCACATCATGGGGCCGTCCGCCTGCCTCCAGGCGCCGCCGAACCTGGTGGCGGGCGAGTACGCGCGGCTCATCGGCGCCGGCATCGACGACTGGGGCGGGGTTTCGCCCGTCACCATCGACCATGTGAATCCGGAGCGGCCCTGGCCGCACATCGACGAGCTCGCCGCGGAGTCGGCAAAGGCCGGCTTTGAGCTTAGTGAACGGCTTTGCGTGTACCCGGAGTTCGTGCAGCGTGGCGAGCCCTGGCTCGATCCGCGGCTGCTTCCGCACGTCCGCGCGCTCGTCGACGAGGAGACCGGGCTGGCCCGCGAGGACGCCGTCGTCGAGGGGCACCCCTGGCAGGAGCCGGACGAAGGTTTCACCGCCTCGGGCAGGACGGACCTTCACCGGACCATCGACACCGAAGGCCGTACCACCGACCGCCGCGACGACTTCGACGACGTGTACGGCGACTGGGACGCGTTGCGCGAGGCCGCCGTGCCCGGCATGGTGCCCTCCCGTATCGACACCGATGTGAAAGCCGCGCTCAAGCAGGCCGCCGACGATCCGACCAAGCTGACGGACGACGAGGCCCTGGCCCTGCTGCACGCGGACGGCCCGGCTCTCGACGCGCTGACGCGGATCGCGGACGAGCTGCGCCGCGACACGGTCGGCGACGATGTCACTTACATCGTCACGCGCAACATCAACTTCACCAACGTCTGTTACACCGGCTGCCGTTTCTGCGCCTTCGCCCAGCGGCGTACGGACGCCGACGCCTACACCCTCTCCCTCGACCAGGTCGCCGACCGGGCCGCGCAGGCGTGGGACGTCGGCGCGGTCGAGGTGTGCATGCAGGGCGGCATCCATCCCGACCTGCCGGGCACGGCGTACTTCGACATCGCCCGCGCCGTGAAGGAGCGCGTGCCGGACATGCATGTGCACGCCTTCTCGCCGATGGAGGTCGTCAACGGCGCGTCGCGGACCGGCCTTTCGATCCGTGAGTGGCTTGCTGCCGCAAAGGAGGCCGGACTCGATTCCATCCCCGGGACCGCCGCCGAGATCCTCGACGACGAGGTCCGCTGGATCCTCACCAAGGGCAAGCTGCCCACCGCCACCTGGATCGAGGTCGTCAAGACCGCGCACGAGCTGGGTATCCGTTCGTCTTCGACGATGATGTACGGGCATGTGGACCAGCCCCGGCACTGGCTCGGCCACCTCCGCACGCTCGCCGGGATCCAGCAGGCTGCACTGGATTCTGGGCGGCAAGGCTTCACGGAGTTCGTGACGCTGCCCTTCATTCATACGAACGCGCCTGTGTATCTGGCGGGGATCGCGCGGCCGGGGCCGACCACGCGGGACAACCGCGCCGTCACCGCCATGGCCCGCGTCCTCCTCCACCCCCACATCACCAACATCCAGACCAGCTGGGTGAAGCTGGGGGCGGAGGGCGCGGCCGAGATGCTCCGCTCCGGGGCCAACGATCTCGGCGGCACTCTGATGGAGGAGACCATCTCCCGGATGGCGGGCTCGAGTTACGGCTCGTACCGCTCCGTACAGGACCTGATCGCCATCGCGGAGGCGGCAGGGCGGCCGGCCAGGCCGCGTACGACTCTGTACGGCGAGGTCCCCCAGGAGCGCGTGCGCGCCGCCGCCGCGTCCGACGGACATCTGCCCGAGCTGCTGCCGCTGCTGACAGACTGA
- a CDS encoding nitrate- and nitrite sensing domain-containing protein — protein sequence MRTQLVAVVLIPIITTLVLGGLRIGSAVQNAQDVNNVRQLVRTVDKGTGLLEELEDERDLTALYVAAGRTGDTSQLDTQGSQVDAALARVRAEVAHVHRGTNPVLATRLAVLNAFGGKVASLRHTVVHSKMRLLSVVNAYTALITELTDALDLLTPDIAHQTLAVRAGALENFTQATEAASRQRALLGGVLTQGHFDSSEAQGMTLADRQQQALIGEFRSAAPSAQRQFYERTVTERDVNKAEVLQKQVLARHGTSRLRLDADEWFDTMTSKLELMRLVEKRLVGSVEDESSREQHQAERSVFITSLVVLLILLLTFGVTHVFIQSIVGPLHTLRASALDITERRLPEVVRLLRGSSDTQLEAIKFEPTGINSTDEIGGVAHAFDDVHRDSVRLAFEQAQLRGRINAMFVNLSQRSQSLVEGQLELIDHLENGEQDPDLLASLFKLDHLATRMRRNGENLLVLAGEKAGRRWSAPVRLVDVLRAATSEIEQYQRVQLRGLVTADVDGRAVNDIVHLIAELLENATTFSSPDTEVLVTSQLLSGGGAKVEIQDSGIGMTTKDLEEANERLLSPPVVDVSVARRMGVFVVGQLSGRHGIRVQLRSSSPRGITAVVMLPQKLVREHGDHMDPPGLSARYNSDGRLTGWRNYDTTEQLNDSTLTKRAYRTRLHGARSASRE from the coding sequence GTGCGTACCCAGCTGGTGGCTGTGGTGCTCATCCCGATCATCACCACGCTCGTACTCGGCGGTCTGCGGATCGGCTCGGCCGTGCAGAACGCACAGGACGTCAACAACGTCCGCCAGCTCGTTCGTACCGTCGACAAGGGCACGGGGCTGTTGGAGGAGCTTGAGGACGAACGCGATCTCACCGCGCTCTACGTTGCGGCCGGGCGTACGGGCGACACGAGCCAGCTGGACACTCAGGGCTCCCAGGTAGACGCGGCGCTCGCCCGGGTCCGTGCCGAGGTCGCCCATGTCCACCGCGGGACGAATCCCGTCCTGGCCACCCGGCTCGCGGTGCTCAACGCCTTTGGCGGGAAGGTGGCGTCACTGCGCCACACGGTAGTCCACTCGAAAATGCGCTTGCTGTCCGTGGTCAACGCATACACGGCGTTGATCACCGAGCTCACCGACGCCCTTGACCTTCTCACGCCGGACATCGCCCACCAGACCCTTGCCGTGAGGGCCGGCGCGCTCGAGAACTTCACACAGGCCACGGAGGCAGCCTCCCGGCAACGCGCGCTGCTCGGCGGGGTGCTGACCCAGGGACACTTCGATTCGAGCGAGGCCCAGGGCATGACCCTCGCCGACCGGCAGCAACAGGCGTTGATCGGCGAGTTCCGGTCCGCTGCGCCGTCGGCCCAGCGTCAGTTCTACGAGCGCACCGTCACCGAAAGGGACGTCAACAAGGCTGAGGTGCTCCAGAAGCAGGTGCTCGCCCGGCATGGCACCAGCCGCCTCCGCCTCGACGCCGACGAGTGGTTCGACACCATGACGAGCAAGCTCGAGCTGATGCGTCTGGTCGAGAAGCGGCTCGTCGGATCGGTCGAAGACGAGAGCTCGCGCGAGCAGCACCAGGCCGAGCGCTCAGTGTTCATCACCTCGCTCGTCGTGCTGCTAATCCTCCTGCTCACGTTCGGTGTGACGCACGTCTTCATACAGTCGATTGTCGGCCCGCTGCACACCCTGCGCGCCTCCGCTCTCGACATCACGGAACGCCGCCTGCCTGAAGTGGTCCGGCTGCTGCGGGGCTCCAGCGATACGCAACTGGAGGCCATCAAGTTCGAGCCCACGGGCATCAACTCGACCGACGAGATCGGCGGTGTCGCCCACGCGTTCGACGACGTCCATCGCGACTCCGTACGGCTGGCGTTCGAGCAAGCTCAGCTGCGAGGCCGCATCAACGCGATGTTCGTCAACCTTTCGCAGCGCAGCCAAAGCCTTGTGGAAGGGCAGCTGGAGCTGATCGACCATCTGGAGAACGGCGAGCAGGACCCCGACCTGCTCGCCAGCCTTTTCAAGCTCGACCACCTGGCCACCCGCATGCGCCGCAATGGGGAGAACCTACTCGTCCTCGCGGGCGAGAAGGCGGGCCGCCGCTGGAGCGCCCCGGTCCGGCTCGTGGACGTCCTCCGGGCCGCCACCAGTGAGATCGAGCAGTACCAGCGTGTGCAGCTACGCGGACTGGTAACCGCGGACGTCGACGGCCGGGCAGTGAACGACATCGTTCACCTCATCGCGGAGCTGCTGGAGAACGCGACCACGTTCTCCTCGCCGGACACCGAGGTGCTCGTCACAAGCCAGCTGCTGTCCGGCGGCGGCGCGAAGGTCGAAATCCAGGACAGCGGCATCGGCATGACCACAAAGGACCTTGAGGAGGCCAACGAGAGGCTCCTGAGCCCGCCAGTCGTCGACGTCTCGGTGGCGCGGCGCATGGGTGTGTTCGTCGTGGGCCAGCTCTCCGGCCGCCACGGCATACGTGTCCAGCTCCGCAGTTCATCCCCTCGCGGCATCACAGCAGTGGTCATGCTGCCCCAGAAGTTGGTCCGGGAACACGGAGATCACATGGATCCTCCCGGACTGTCAGCCAGGTACAACTCGGATGGACGCCTCACCGGCTGGCGCAACTACGACACGACCGAGCAACTCAACGACAGCACGCTGACCAAACGCGCGTACCGGACACGCCTTCACGGCGCCCGCTCGGCCAGCAGAGAGTAA
- the dhaL gene encoding dihydroxyacetone kinase subunit DhaL, with protein MDASMFRAWIHEAARLVVDNTDHLTRLDSAVGDADHGINMRRGLQAAVAMLDETNPSTPGAVLATVGRALISKTGGASGPLYGTGFRQAARTLGEEPDVSAAQLGAALTAALTGIQRIGAALEGDKTMIDALSPAVTAYQAVIDTGGDLTNATRAASDAAVRGLKQTVGMQARKGRASYLGARTIGHEDPGAASTVLILSALATVTAASGRRSERPGTGAAP; from the coding sequence ATGGACGCGAGCATGTTCCGGGCCTGGATCCATGAGGCGGCCCGACTGGTGGTCGACAACACCGATCATCTGACCCGCCTCGACTCCGCTGTTGGCGACGCCGACCACGGCATCAACATGCGCCGTGGCCTGCAAGCGGCGGTGGCAATGCTGGACGAAACCAACCCGTCCACCCCCGGTGCGGTGCTCGCCACCGTCGGCCGGGCACTGATCAGCAAGACCGGCGGCGCCTCGGGACCGCTGTACGGCACCGGGTTCCGGCAGGCCGCGCGGACCCTGGGCGAGGAACCAGACGTGTCTGCGGCACAACTTGGGGCAGCGTTGACGGCTGCCCTCACCGGCATCCAGCGGATCGGCGCGGCACTCGAGGGCGACAAAACGATGATCGACGCCCTCAGCCCGGCCGTGACCGCCTACCAGGCCGTCATCGACACCGGCGGTGACCTGACCAACGCCACCCGCGCGGCGTCCGACGCCGCAGTGCGGGGCCTGAAGCAGACCGTCGGCATGCAGGCACGGAAGGGCCGCGCGAGCTATCTCGGCGCCCGCACCATCGGCCACGAGGACCCCGGCGCGGCGTCGACCGTGCTCATTCTGTCTGCCCTCGCGACCGTCACCGCGGCAAGCGGGCGGAGGAGCGAGCGGCCAGGCACAGGGGCGGCGCCATGA
- a CDS encoding ATP-binding protein, which produces MSAGAARLSMQELINIRRRAGFVGRRDELAAFRENFDVPPEDPRHRFIFHIHGNAGVGKTSLVRELVQTARRRQALTAVLDESVNSVPEAMEAISAQFAEQGQVLKALDRQLATYRQRRYEAEVLTNAAADGQPQPQPSAGSMAAAQASLIGLGMVPGVGALAGAVDPAQVARGADHVRAVLTTRFGKQEDVQLVLNPVRALTPVLVAELNRVGAAVPWITLFFDTYERTGPFLDTWLRDLITTRQYGSLPGHIVVTLSGQRPLDPNCWADYIDFVTDLPLAPFTEPEARQLLAAKGVVDEEVVRDVLRLSGRLPVLVSTLAENPGAVDDPSATAVERFLKWEQDPVRRAAALDGALPRRLNEDVFRAAVEGDDATGLFGWLRGLPFVSDRGGRAQYHDVVRQPMLRLRRNTSPERWRAGHTRLAEAFAGWRAEAGDGLGANELWGQNAWRELRLEETYHLLCARPRTALPAVLRDGVDACDAGTVAARRWARTVADAGADSDSGLLRALGTDCLAALEDEQRRGAGVLDLILARPEPDDETRVAALVVRGRDHRNAGQYEQALLDYRQAISRDAGCQRAYYGLGETYRLTGRYEESLAEFERALELDPVDTWSLSGRAQTKHLLGRSEEALADLGLVLDARPGHVWSLVRRSQIRRALGDSDGALADVGRARELDPDNPWIVGEHGEILRHEGRYEEAIAEFDRAFALDPAYTWALGSRAMAKHELGRGDEALADLDEALELKPDYLWALLRRAEIHRQRGDSVREFADLDRIVEMADSKAWALAQRGYAHREAGRQEDALADYDRALAHDPEYAYGYFARGRVYGQLHRYEEAQADLDRAVELDPQAPLALLERAWLRRALGDPDGEIADLDEAVALDPDNAVQLTLRGEAHRRAGRHEQAIADYDRADGIRPDDGWTIGSRGQALRSLGRLDEALAALARAGELQPDKAWIAAERGAALQDLERYEEALAELDRAIALDPQYFWAHARRASVRLVTGRLLPALADLERRLELGDDDPAVHRERARVYLYLDRPEEALTALGEAAGDDQDADHLALLTRAHRRTGRFDLAREAAERLRTIDPASLQPALTVSRREGLAEAAELWRAADAELLVVACAQGDWPRADTLLAGLLAETPTWTTVADAADDLTELLACPGADPTELEPRLHRLTRSRDALSSPSGV; this is translated from the coding sequence ATGAGTGCCGGTGCCGCGAGACTGTCGATGCAGGAACTGATCAACATCCGCAGGCGCGCGGGATTCGTGGGGCGGCGCGATGAACTCGCCGCCTTCCGCGAGAACTTCGACGTGCCCCCGGAGGATCCGCGGCACCGCTTCATCTTCCATATCCACGGCAACGCGGGTGTCGGCAAGACCTCCCTCGTGCGCGAGCTGGTGCAGACCGCGCGCCGGCGTCAGGCGCTCACCGCCGTCCTCGACGAGTCCGTGAACAGCGTGCCGGAGGCGATGGAGGCGATCAGCGCCCAGTTCGCCGAGCAGGGGCAGGTGCTCAAGGCTCTCGACCGGCAGCTGGCGACCTACCGCCAGCGCCGGTACGAGGCGGAGGTCCTGACCAACGCGGCGGCGGACGGACAGCCGCAGCCGCAGCCCTCTGCGGGCAGCATGGCCGCGGCCCAGGCCTCTCTGATCGGACTTGGCATGGTGCCGGGCGTCGGCGCGCTCGCCGGAGCGGTGGACCCGGCGCAGGTCGCCCGCGGCGCCGATCACGTGAGGGCCGTCCTGACCACCCGTTTCGGCAAGCAGGAGGACGTACAGCTGGTCCTCAACCCCGTCCGGGCCCTCACTCCGGTCCTGGTCGCCGAGCTGAACCGGGTCGGGGCGGCCGTCCCCTGGATCACGCTCTTCTTCGACACGTACGAACGCACCGGGCCCTTCCTCGACACCTGGCTGCGCGATCTGATCACCACCAGGCAGTACGGCTCGCTGCCCGGCCATATCGTCGTCACCCTCTCCGGGCAGCGGCCGCTCGACCCCAACTGCTGGGCCGACTACATCGACTTCGTCACCGACCTCCCGCTCGCACCCTTCACCGAGCCCGAGGCCCGCCAGCTCCTCGCCGCCAAGGGCGTGGTGGACGAGGAGGTGGTCCGGGACGTGCTCAGGCTTTCCGGCCGGCTGCCCGTACTCGTCTCCACCCTCGCCGAGAACCCGGGTGCGGTGGACGACCCCAGCGCCACCGCCGTCGAGCGCTTCCTGAAGTGGGAGCAGGACCCGGTCCGCCGCGCCGCCGCCCTCGACGGCGCGCTGCCGCGGCGGCTGAACGAGGACGTCTTCCGGGCGGCTGTCGAAGGGGACGACGCGACCGGGCTGTTCGGGTGGCTGCGCGGGTTGCCGTTCGTCAGCGACCGGGGCGGCCGGGCCCAGTACCACGATGTCGTACGGCAGCCGATGCTGCGGCTGCGGCGCAACACCTCGCCGGAGCGCTGGCGGGCCGGGCACACGCGGCTGGCGGAGGCGTTCGCCGGCTGGCGGGCGGAGGCCGGCGACGGCCTGGGCGCGAACGAGCTGTGGGGTCAAAACGCCTGGCGCGAGTTACGTCTTGAGGAGACCTACCACCTTCTGTGCGCGCGGCCGCGGACGGCGCTGCCCGCGGTTTTGCGGGACGGCGTCGACGCCTGCGACGCGGGCACGGTGGCGGCCCGGCGCTGGGCACGGACCGTCGCGGACGCGGGCGCCGACAGCGACAGCGGGCTGCTGCGCGCGCTGGGCACGGACTGCCTGGCGGCTCTGGAGGACGAACAGCGCCGGGGCGCCGGGGTGCTGGACCTGATCCTCGCCCGGCCGGAGCCGGACGACGAGACGCGGGTGGCGGCGTTGGTGGTCCGCGGCCGGGACCACCGCAATGCCGGTCAGTACGAACAGGCGCTGCTCGACTACCGGCAGGCGATCAGCCGGGACGCGGGCTGCCAACGGGCTTACTACGGGCTGGGGGAGACGTACCGCCTGACGGGACGGTACGAGGAATCCCTCGCCGAGTTCGAGCGGGCCCTCGAGCTCGACCCCGTCGACACCTGGTCGCTATCCGGCCGAGCCCAGACCAAGCACCTGCTGGGACGCAGCGAAGAGGCGCTGGCGGATCTGGGCCTGGTGCTGGATGCCAGGCCCGGCCATGTCTGGTCGCTGGTGCGCAGGTCCCAGATCCGGCGCGCACTCGGGGACAGTGACGGCGCCCTGGCGGATGTCGGCCGGGCCCGGGAGCTCGACCCGGACAATCCGTGGATCGTCGGCGAACACGGGGAGATCCTGCGGCACGAAGGGCGGTACGAGGAGGCGATCGCCGAGTTCGACCGGGCGTTCGCGCTCGACCCGGCGTACACGTGGGCGCTGGGCAGCAGGGCCATGGCGAAGCACGAGCTGGGGCGCGGCGATGAGGCGTTGGCGGACCTGGACGAAGCACTGGAACTGAAGCCGGACTATCTGTGGGCGCTGCTGCGGCGGGCCGAGATCCATCGCCAACGGGGTGATTCAGTAAGGGAGTTCGCCGATCTCGACCGGATCGTGGAGATGGCGGACTCGAAGGCCTGGGCGCTGGCGCAGCGGGGGTACGCGCACCGGGAGGCCGGGCGGCAGGAGGACGCCCTCGCCGACTACGACCGAGCGCTCGCGCACGATCCGGAGTACGCCTACGGGTATTTCGCCCGCGGCCGGGTGTACGGACAGCTGCACCGGTACGAGGAGGCGCAGGCGGACCTGGACCGCGCCGTGGAGCTGGACCCCCAAGCGCCCTTGGCGCTGTTGGAACGGGCCTGGCTGCGGCGGGCGCTCGGGGACCCCGACGGCGAAATCGCCGACCTCGACGAGGCGGTGGCCCTCGACCCGGACAACGCGGTCCAACTCACCTTGCGGGGCGAGGCCCACCGCCGGGCCGGACGGCACGAGCAGGCGATCGCGGACTACGACCGGGCGGACGGGATCCGCCCCGACGACGGCTGGACCATCGGCAGCCGCGGCCAGGCGCTGCGCAGCCTCGGCCGGCTCGACGAGGCGCTGGCGGCCTTGGCGCGCGCGGGGGAGCTCCAGCCGGACAAGGCCTGGATCGCCGCCGAGCGGGGTGCGGCCCTCCAGGACCTGGAGCGGTACGAGGAGGCGCTGGCCGAGCTGGACCGGGCGATCGCGCTCGACCCGCAGTACTTCTGGGCGCACGCACGCCGGGCGTCGGTGCGCTTGGTGACCGGCCGTCTGCTGCCGGCGCTCGCGGACCTCGAGCGCCGGCTGGAGCTCGGCGACGACGACCCGGCGGTGCACCGCGAGCGGGCGAGGGTTTATCTGTACCTCGACCGCCCGGAGGAGGCGCTGACAGCCCTGGGGGAGGCCGCCGGGGACGACCAGGACGCGGACCACCTCGCCCTGCTCACCCGCGCCCACCGCAGGACCGGCCGCTTCGACCTGGCGAGGGAAGCGGCCGAGAGGTTGCGGACGATCGACCCCGCCTCGCTCCAGCCGGCGCTCACTGTGAGTCGTAGGGAGGGGCTGGCGGAGGCTGCCGAGCTGTGGCGTGCCGCCGATGCTGAGCTGCTGGTCGTCGCCTGTGCACAGGGGGACTGGCCCCGCGCCGACACGCTGCTCGCCGGCCTCCTCGCCGAGACGCCCACCTGGACGACGGTGGCGGACGCGGCGGACGACCTGACCGAGCTGCTCGCATGCCCGGGCGCGGACCCGACCGAACTGGAGCCGAGGCTGCACCGCCTGACCAGGTCCCGGGACGCCCTTTCCAGCCCGTCCGGCGTTTGA
- a CDS encoding ADP-ribosylglycohydrolase family protein: MSATATAVWGRAEQQDFRARVRGALLGGAIGDALGAGVAALTVEEIRAAHGPDGLGDLVPAHGRRGAVTAATQLTLFTVDGLIRAQVRRDTGAWHPPTDMHRAYLRWAATQRDWGPDERRKDNGWLAREEWLYTRRDAATACLIGLGDETMGTLEAPKNPAARDAGALVRSAPFGLLVGWEPQLVCQLAVECAAQTHGHPTAYLSAGALAVIVHGLARGETLDGSVQRALAQLAARPGHQPVTDALKHALGAVRQGIPSPARIASLGEGHNAEDALAIAVYAALVGEDIRHGLRLAVNHDGPSQTTGAVTGSLLGALHGETALPPAWLCELEGRPTILELADDFAMEMTQGPALHGPTVTAPGWLSRYPRS; the protein is encoded by the coding sequence GTGAGCGCAACAGCCACGGCCGTCTGGGGCCGTGCCGAGCAGCAGGACTTCCGCGCCCGGGTGCGCGGCGCCCTGCTCGGCGGCGCCATCGGCGACGCGCTCGGCGCCGGGGTCGCCGCCCTCACCGTGGAGGAGATCCGCGCCGCCCACGGCCCGGACGGCCTCGGCGACCTCGTGCCCGCCCACGGCCGCCGCGGAGCCGTCACCGCCGCCACCCAGCTGACCCTGTTCACCGTCGACGGGCTGATCCGCGCGCAGGTCCGCCGGGACACCGGCGCCTGGCACCCGCCCACCGATATGCACCGCGCCTATCTGAGATGGGCCGCCACCCAGCGCGACTGGGGCCCCGACGAGCGCCGCAAGGACAATGGCTGGCTCGCCCGCGAGGAATGGCTCTACACCCGCCGCGACGCCGCCACGGCCTGCCTCATCGGGCTCGGCGACGAGACCATGGGCACCCTCGAAGCACCCAAGAACCCCGCCGCGCGCGACGCGGGCGCGCTGGTGCGCTCCGCGCCGTTCGGGCTGCTCGTCGGCTGGGAGCCGCAGCTGGTGTGCCAGCTCGCCGTGGAGTGCGCGGCGCAGACGCACGGCCACCCCACCGCGTATCTCTCGGCCGGCGCGCTCGCCGTCATCGTGCACGGTCTGGCCCGCGGCGAGACGCTCGACGGCTCGGTGCAGCGCGCCCTCGCCCAGCTGGCCGCGCGCCCTGGCCACCAGCCCGTCACGGACGCCCTCAAGCACGCGCTCGGCGCCGTACGCCAGGGCATTCCGAGCCCCGCCAGGATCGCCTCGCTCGGCGAGGGCCACAACGCCGAGGACGCCCTTGCCATCGCCGTCTACGCCGCGCTCGTCGGCGAGGACATCCGGCACGGTCTGCGTCTCGCCGTCAACCACGACGGCCCCTCTCAGACCACCGGCGCCGTCACCGGCTCGCTGCTGGGCGCGCTGCACGGCGAGACGGCGCTGCCGCCCGCCTGGCTCTGCGAGCTGGAGGGCCGCCCCACGATCCTTGAGCTGGCGGACGACTTCGCGATGGAGATGACCCAGGGCCCGGCCCTGCACGGCCCGACGGTCACCGCGCCCGGCTGGCTGTCGCGCTACCCGCGCAGCTGA
- the dhaK gene encoding dihydroxyacetone kinase subunit DhaK, with translation MKKLINSPDEVLADALVGVAAAHPSLTVNTSDRYIIRAGGPTAGKVGLVSGGGSGHEPLHGGFVGYGMLDAACPGEVFTSPVPDQILAATRAVDGGAGVLHIVKNYTGDVLNFQMAADLAADDGVRVEGVVVNDDVAVENSTWTAGRRGTGATVFVEKIVGAAAELGADLASAAAWGREINDRSRSFGVALTPCTVPAAGKPGFELGEDEIELGVGIHGEPGRARGSLVSAKEIVGVALEAIHADMPLSGEVLVMVNGLGGTPLLELYVVYAAVAEWLADHGVWITRNLVGNYITSLDMAGCTITVCRLTPQLTYLWDAPVETPALRWGR, from the coding sequence GTGAAGAAGCTCATCAACTCGCCCGATGAGGTGCTTGCCGATGCTCTCGTCGGCGTGGCCGCCGCGCACCCCTCACTGACGGTCAACACGTCCGACCGCTACATCATCCGCGCGGGCGGGCCGACCGCTGGGAAGGTCGGCCTGGTGTCAGGTGGCGGGTCCGGGCACGAGCCGCTGCACGGCGGGTTCGTCGGGTACGGGATGCTGGATGCGGCCTGTCCTGGTGAGGTGTTCACATCTCCCGTGCCGGACCAGATCCTCGCGGCCACGCGGGCCGTTGACGGCGGGGCGGGGGTGCTGCACATCGTGAAGAACTACACCGGCGACGTGCTGAACTTCCAGATGGCCGCCGACTTGGCCGCCGACGACGGCGTGCGGGTGGAGGGCGTCGTGGTCAATGACGACGTCGCCGTGGAGAACAGTACGTGGACGGCCGGCCGACGGGGTACCGGGGCGACCGTCTTCGTGGAGAAGATCGTCGGTGCGGCTGCCGAGCTTGGCGCCGACCTGGCCTCGGCTGCGGCTTGGGGCCGGGAGATCAACGACCGGTCCCGTTCGTTCGGGGTGGCGCTCACGCCGTGCACGGTGCCCGCGGCGGGCAAACCCGGTTTCGAGCTGGGCGAGGACGAGATCGAGCTGGGCGTCGGCATCCACGGCGAGCCCGGTCGCGCCCGCGGCAGCCTCGTCTCCGCCAAGGAGATCGTCGGTGTCGCGTTGGAAGCCATCCACGCCGACATGCCGCTCTCAGGCGAAGTGCTCGTGATGGTCAACGGCCTGGGTGGCACCCCGCTTCTTGAGCTGTACGTGGTGTATGCCGCGGTTGCCGAGTGGCTCGCCGACCATGGCGTGTGGATCACCCGCAACCTGGTCGGCAACTACATCACCAGCCTGGACATGGCCGGTTGCACGATCACGGTGTGCCGCCTTACGCCGCAGCTCACCTATCTGTGGGATGCCCCCGTCGAGACCCCCGCGCTGCGCTGGGGACGCTGA